The proteins below are encoded in one region of Hordeum vulgare subsp. vulgare chromosome 3H, MorexV3_pseudomolecules_assembly, whole genome shotgun sequence:
- the LOC123445119 gene encoding ubinuclein-1-like isoform X2: MEGPVAAPSSSAAPAVARVTAAAPSAAAAPQPLAAQQPPAAAVAGAAAGCRRQVFSVELRPGETTIVSWKKLLKEAGHAAAAPSQPLAVVPAEPAVAAQPGPPAAAHPAENDPEDPAQPNRFNAVIEKIERLYMGKHSSDEEDLGDVPDDDQYDTDDSFIDDAELDEYFEVDNLTTKHTGFFVNKGTLEQIEPGTSANAAPKKRRSKDQSADHIENNQGATGDYLNIRNMPGKASGGKKVATGNGEYYHAGSRVVKTKPSATGVLKRRSTDFATGVDATKRTKISSKDVSYSSSKELKDLEKHRAPAFQPTDFGNKSTTSETYDYASAYRDKDPSTQLDFQQKQTYNGENEDPTSKIYCKDKTGMSDVSGMNVSGTAYPTQAMHPITGRESAGTKPKGTRLERAIRDLQKIAADYKPPAIDINEADPNVQASAQRRLPPEVKQKLAKVARLSTNHGKVQENELIDRLMGIVGHLVVRRTLKRNIKELVKSGLSAKQEKADRLQQVKMEINEMVKASMAAKAKVNEQQDGSADDFQVVTDERRDLKGKSAMDSALEDRICDLYDLYVEGMDEDKGPQSRKLYVELAELWPQGYMDKFGIKDAISRSKERKGALHNQQKVLNEERLKRKRLAVAAKLPDSYPVVTQSTVSVQVAHPSMSNPVTTYPVTDYGQNQIPKSLERVWETSSGAIADESSKNAGDTKKKKRKSDPDAVDTQANIVTMPTVLGLPFYDQQPS, translated from the exons ATGGaaggccccgtcgccgccccctcctcctccgccgcgccCGCCGTCGCTAGGGttacggccgccgcgccctccgctGCCGCGGCCCCGCAGCCTCTCGCCGCGCAGCAGCCGCCTGCCGCCGCGGTCGCGGGAGCCGCGGCGGGGTGCCGCAGGCAGGTGTTCTCCGTGGAGCTCCGGCCCGGTGAGACCACCATTGTGTCGTGGAAGAAGCTGCTGAAGGAGGCCGGGCACGCGGCGGCCGCACCTTCGCAGCCGCTGGCAGTGGTGCCGGCGGAGCCTGCCGTTGCTGCACAACCGGGCCCGCCCGCTGCG GCACACCCTGCAGAAAATGACCCAGAAGATCCAGCACAGCCAAATCGGTTCAATGCCGTTATCGAGAAAATTGAGCGCCTTTACATG GGTAAACATAGCAGCGATGAAGAAGATCTTGGTGATGTACCGGACGACGATCAATATGACACTGATGATTCTTTTATTGATGACGCTGAATTG gATGAGTATTTTGAAGTTGATAATTTGACGACTAAGCACACCGGTTTTTTTGTTAACAAAGGAACATTGGAACAGAT TGAACCTGGTACATCAGCAAATGCCGCACCAAAGAAAAGGAGAAGCAAAGACCAGTCAGCTGATCATATTGAAAATAACCAGGGTGCTACAGGTGATTATTTGAATATCAGGAACATGCCTGGGAAAGCAAGCGGTGGGAAAAAAGTAGCTACTGGCAATGGTGAATATTACCATGCAGGCAGCAGAGTGGTGAAGACTAAACCCAGCGCAACCGGAGTACTAAAAAGGAGATCGACTGATTTTGCCACAGGTGTTGATGCTACAAAACGCACAAAGATATCTAGTAAGGATGTGTCGTATTCCTCTTCAAAAGAGCTAAAAGACCTAGAAAAGCATAGAGCTCCAGCATTCCAGCCTACTGATTTTGGTAATAAGTCAACAACCAGTGAGACATATGACTATGCTTCAGCGTACAGGGATAAAGATCCTTCAACACAACTTGATTTTCAACAAAAACAGACTTATAATGGGGAAAATGAAGATCCGACGAGCAAAATATATTGCAAAGATAAAACCGGAATGAGTGACGTCTCTGGCATGAATGTGTCTGGTACTGCCTATCCTACACAGGCAATG CACCCGATTACTGGCAGGGAGAGTGCAGGCACCAAACCAAAAGGCACCAGGCTTGAGCGAGCCATTCGGGATCTCCAAAAGATTGCTGCTGATT ACAAACCGCCAGCTATCGATATCAATGAGGCTGATCCAAATGTTCAGGCATCAGCTCAAAGACGCTTGCCTCCTGAAGTAAAGCAAAAGCTTGCCAAGGTTGCAAGGCTATCG ACAAATCATGGAAAGGTACAAGAAAATGAGTTAATAGATCGGCTCATGGGCATAGTTGGACACCTTGTTGTGCGTAGGACGCTGAAG AGAAACATAAAGGAATTGGTAAAATCAGGACTCTCTGCTAAACAAGAGAAGGCTGATAGGTTGCAGCAAGTAAAAATGGAGATCAATGAAATGGTCAAAGCAAGCATGGCTGCCAAGGCCAAG GTCAATGAACAACAGGATGGCTCAGCTGATGATTTTCAGGTCGTCACTGACGAAAGAAGAGATTTAAAAGGAAAGTCTGCAATGGACAGTGCACTGGAGGACAGAATATGTGATCTCTATGATCTGTATGTTGAG GGTATGGATGAAGACAAGGGTCCTCAAAGCAGGAAACTATATGTTGAG CTTGCAGAGTTATGGCCACAAGGTTACATGGATAAATTTGGAATCAAAGATGCCATATCTAGATCAAAGGAGCGAAAGGGAGCATTACACAACCAGCAGAAG GTTTTGAACGAGGAGAGATTGAAGCGGAAAAGGCTCGCTGTGGCAGCAAAATTGCCAGATAGTTACCCTGTTGTAACACAAAGCACAGTGTCCGTGCAGGTCGCACATCCATCCATGTCGAACCCTGTTACAACATACCCTGTGACTGACTATGGACAGAACCAGATCCCAAAGAGTCTTGAAAGGGTTTGGGAAACGAGCTCAGGTGCAATAGCTGATGAAAGCAGCAAAAATGCTGGTgacacaaagaagaagaaaaggaagtcgGATCCTGATGCTGTAGACACACAGGCGAACATTGTTACCATGCCAACCGTGCTTGGTCTCCCGTTCTATGATCAACAACCGAGCTGA
- the LOC123445119 gene encoding ubinuclein-1-like isoform X1 — MEGPVAAPSSSAAPAVARVTAAAPSAAAAPQPLAAQQPPAAAVAGAAAGCRRQVFSVELRPGETTIVSWKKLLKEAGHAAAAPSQPLAVVPAEPAVAAQPGPPAAAHPAENDPEDPAQPNRFNAVIEKIERLYMGKHSSDEEDLGDVPDDDQYDTDDSFIDDAELDEYFEVDNLTTKHTGFFVNKGTLEQIEPGTSANAAPKKRRSKDQSADHIENNQGATGDYLNIRNMPGKASGGKKVATGNGEYYHAGSRVVKTKPSATGVLKRRSTDFATGVDATKRTKISSKDVSYSSSKELKDLEKHRAPAFQPTDFGNKSTTSETYDYASAYRDKDPSTQLDFQQKQTYNGENEDPTSKIYCKDKTGMSDVSGMNVSGTAYPTQAMHPITGRESAGTKPKGTRLERAIRDLQKIAADYKPPAIDINEADPNVQASAQRRLPPEVKQKLAKVARLSTNHGKVQENELIDRLMGIVGHLVVRRTLKRNIKELVKSGLSAKQEKADRLQQVKMEINEMVKASMAAKAKVNEQQDGSADDFQVVTDERRDLKGKSAMDSALEDRICDLYDLYVEGMDEDKGPQSRKLYVELAELWPQGYMDKFGIKDAISRSKERKGALHNQQKVIIVLNEERLKRKRLAVAAKLPDSYPVVTQSTVSVQVAHPSMSNPVTTYPVTDYGQNQIPKSLERVWETSSGAIADESSKNAGDTKKKKRKSDPDAVDTQANIVTMPTVLGLPFYDQQPS; from the exons ATGGaaggccccgtcgccgccccctcctcctccgccgcgccCGCCGTCGCTAGGGttacggccgccgcgccctccgctGCCGCGGCCCCGCAGCCTCTCGCCGCGCAGCAGCCGCCTGCCGCCGCGGTCGCGGGAGCCGCGGCGGGGTGCCGCAGGCAGGTGTTCTCCGTGGAGCTCCGGCCCGGTGAGACCACCATTGTGTCGTGGAAGAAGCTGCTGAAGGAGGCCGGGCACGCGGCGGCCGCACCTTCGCAGCCGCTGGCAGTGGTGCCGGCGGAGCCTGCCGTTGCTGCACAACCGGGCCCGCCCGCTGCG GCACACCCTGCAGAAAATGACCCAGAAGATCCAGCACAGCCAAATCGGTTCAATGCCGTTATCGAGAAAATTGAGCGCCTTTACATG GGTAAACATAGCAGCGATGAAGAAGATCTTGGTGATGTACCGGACGACGATCAATATGACACTGATGATTCTTTTATTGATGACGCTGAATTG gATGAGTATTTTGAAGTTGATAATTTGACGACTAAGCACACCGGTTTTTTTGTTAACAAAGGAACATTGGAACAGAT TGAACCTGGTACATCAGCAAATGCCGCACCAAAGAAAAGGAGAAGCAAAGACCAGTCAGCTGATCATATTGAAAATAACCAGGGTGCTACAGGTGATTATTTGAATATCAGGAACATGCCTGGGAAAGCAAGCGGTGGGAAAAAAGTAGCTACTGGCAATGGTGAATATTACCATGCAGGCAGCAGAGTGGTGAAGACTAAACCCAGCGCAACCGGAGTACTAAAAAGGAGATCGACTGATTTTGCCACAGGTGTTGATGCTACAAAACGCACAAAGATATCTAGTAAGGATGTGTCGTATTCCTCTTCAAAAGAGCTAAAAGACCTAGAAAAGCATAGAGCTCCAGCATTCCAGCCTACTGATTTTGGTAATAAGTCAACAACCAGTGAGACATATGACTATGCTTCAGCGTACAGGGATAAAGATCCTTCAACACAACTTGATTTTCAACAAAAACAGACTTATAATGGGGAAAATGAAGATCCGACGAGCAAAATATATTGCAAAGATAAAACCGGAATGAGTGACGTCTCTGGCATGAATGTGTCTGGTACTGCCTATCCTACACAGGCAATG CACCCGATTACTGGCAGGGAGAGTGCAGGCACCAAACCAAAAGGCACCAGGCTTGAGCGAGCCATTCGGGATCTCCAAAAGATTGCTGCTGATT ACAAACCGCCAGCTATCGATATCAATGAGGCTGATCCAAATGTTCAGGCATCAGCTCAAAGACGCTTGCCTCCTGAAGTAAAGCAAAAGCTTGCCAAGGTTGCAAGGCTATCG ACAAATCATGGAAAGGTACAAGAAAATGAGTTAATAGATCGGCTCATGGGCATAGTTGGACACCTTGTTGTGCGTAGGACGCTGAAG AGAAACATAAAGGAATTGGTAAAATCAGGACTCTCTGCTAAACAAGAGAAGGCTGATAGGTTGCAGCAAGTAAAAATGGAGATCAATGAAATGGTCAAAGCAAGCATGGCTGCCAAGGCCAAG GTCAATGAACAACAGGATGGCTCAGCTGATGATTTTCAGGTCGTCACTGACGAAAGAAGAGATTTAAAAGGAAAGTCTGCAATGGACAGTGCACTGGAGGACAGAATATGTGATCTCTATGATCTGTATGTTGAG GGTATGGATGAAGACAAGGGTCCTCAAAGCAGGAAACTATATGTTGAG CTTGCAGAGTTATGGCCACAAGGTTACATGGATAAATTTGGAATCAAAGATGCCATATCTAGATCAAAGGAGCGAAAGGGAGCATTACACAACCAGCAGAAGGTCATCATT GTTTTGAACGAGGAGAGATTGAAGCGGAAAAGGCTCGCTGTGGCAGCAAAATTGCCAGATAGTTACCCTGTTGTAACACAAAGCACAGTGTCCGTGCAGGTCGCACATCCATCCATGTCGAACCCTGTTACAACATACCCTGTGACTGACTATGGACAGAACCAGATCCCAAAGAGTCTTGAAAGGGTTTGGGAAACGAGCTCAGGTGCAATAGCTGATGAAAGCAGCAAAAATGCTGGTgacacaaagaagaagaaaaggaagtcgGATCCTGATGCTGTAGACACACAGGCGAACATTGTTACCATGCCAACCGTGCTTGGTCTCCCGTTCTATGATCAACAACCGAGCTGA
- the LOC123445121 gene encoding MADS-box transcription factor 2, whose protein sequence is MGRGKIEIKRIENQSNRQVTFSKRKNGILKKAKEISVLCDAEVGVVVFSSAGKLYDFCSPKTSLSRILEKYQTNSGKILWDEKHKSLSAEIDRIKKENDNMQIELRHLKGEDLNSLQPKELIMIEEALDNGLTSLHEKQMEHYDRLMKHGKMLEDENKLLAFKVHQHDIALSGSMRDLELGYHPDRDFAAQMPITFRVQPSHPNLQEDT, encoded by the exons ATGGGGCGCGGGAAGATCGAGATCAAGAGGATCGAGAACCAGAGCAACCGCCAGGTGACCTTCTCCAAGCGCAAGAACGGGATCCTCAAGAAGGCCAAGGAGATCAGCGTGCTCTGCGACGCCGAGGTCGGCGTCGTCGTCTTCTCCAGCGCCGGCAAGCTCTACGACTTCTGCTCCCCCAAGACCTC GCTATCAAGAATCTTGGAGAAGTACCAGACCAACTCCGGGAAGATACTGTGGGATGAGAAACACAAG AGCCTCAGTGCGGAGATTGATCGAATCAAGAAAGAGAATGATAACATGCAGATCGAGCTCAG GCACTTGAAAGGTGAAGATCTAAACTCGCTGCAGCCCAAAGAGCTGATCATGATTGAGGAAGCACTTGATAATGGGCTGACAAGCCTGCATGAGAAACAG ATGGAGCACTATGACAGGCTCATGAAACAT GGTAAGATGCTGGAAGATGAGAACAAGTTGCTGGCCTTTAAAGTG CACCAGCATGATATCGCCTTGAGCGGGAGCATGAGGGATCTTGAGCTTGGGTACCATCCAGACAGGGACTTTGCAGCCCAGATGCCGATCACCTTCCGCGTGCAGCCTAGCCACCCCAATCTGCAGGAGGACACCTAG
- the LOC123445120 gene encoding probable receptor-like protein kinase At1g11050 yields MATVAGLIRLLVAVLALRAAAGAVNSPPACPLDLGYVRTFPWDRAPCAPPVSNVTACCMTLLSVLGIGLAARLRATGLFRLPSAPASAACIHAFSDALASPPLSLPRSLVPACFPVASQFAISPSYCAGVTTAAQYVAAVGDVAAGELNSSCGSNLTEMSLCYGCLTAGIHALARLTAAAGKTSNSLNCFYLTALYAAGVSNSAGPTSPATAACAFGLALSTPSPTASPASGSRTHTNIAVATVIPIASVLLVSLIALLAWTKRHDDISSKNRGLSGERRPSRQRPNTGSVLFGVRELAKATGGFAERNIIGRGGFGVVYRGVLADGSVVAVKKMLEPDVDGGDEEFANEVEIISHFRHRNLVPLRGCCITDADDPDDHGSRQMLLVYDYMPNGSLDRYIFQQQQDGAVAVAVLRWAQRRSVVLDVARGLEYMHYGVKPGIYHRDIKATNILLDEDMRARVADFGLARRSREGQSHLTTRVAGTHGYLSPEYALYGQLTERSDVYSFGVLVLEVMSGRPALDLAEPSGMVLVTDWAWTLVKAGRTREVLAEALLGEKECRATVEAMERFVLVGILCAHVTVACRPTMPEALRMLEGDVDVPDLPDRPQPYGQRIPFDEGQGNFSASSVLSGPFMDFGDMLR; encoded by the coding sequence ATGGCGACCGTCGCGGGCCTTATCCGGCTCCTCGTCGCCGTGCTGGCGCTGCGCGCGGCGGCGGGGGCCGTCAACTCGCCGCCGGCGTGCCCGCTCGACCTGGGCTACGTGCGGACGTTCCCGTGGGACCGCGCGCCGTGCGCGCCGCCGGTGTCCAACGTCACCGCCTGCTGCATGACCCTGCTCTCCGTGCTCGGCATCGGCCTCGCCGCGCGCCTCCGGGCCACCGGCCTCTTCCGCCTCCCGTCCGCGCCGGCCTCGGCCGCCTGCATCCACGCCTTCTCCGACGCGCTCGCCTCGCCGCCGCTCTCGCTCCCGCGCTCCCTCGTGCCGGCCTGCTTCCCCGTCGCGTCCCAGTTCGCCATCTCCCCGTCCTACTGCGCCGGCGTCACCACCGCCGCGCAGTATGTCGCCGCCGTCGGCGACGTGGCCGCCGGGGAGCTCAACTCCTCCTGCGGCTCCAACCTCACCGAAATGTCCCTCTGCTACGGCTGCCTCACCGCCGGAATCCATGCCTTGGCTCGACTCACAGCTGCCGCCGGCAAAACCTCCAATTCCCTAAACTGCTTCTACCTCACCGCCCTCTATGCCGCCGGCGTGTCGAACTCCGCCGGCCCCACCTCCCCTGCCACCGCCGCATGCGCCTTCGGCCTCGCTCTCTCCACCCCATCACCCACAGCCTCGCCTGCCTCCGGCTCCAGAACCCACACAAACATCGCAGTGGCAACCGTCATCCCGATCGCCTCCGTCCTCCTCGTCTCCCTCATAGCGCTGCTTGCTTGGACGAAGCGGCACGACGACATCAGCAGCAAGAACCGCGGGTTGTCCGGTGAGCGGCGGCCGTCGCGGCAGCGACCCAACACCGGCTCGGTGCTGTTCGGCGTCCGCGAGCTGGCGAAGGCGACCGGCGGGTTCGCGGAGCGGAACATCATCGGCCGCGGCGGGTTCGGTGTCGTGTACCGCGGCGTGCTCGCGGACGGGTCGGTGGTGGCCGTCAAGAAGATGCTAGAACCGGACGTGGACGGCGGGGACGAGGAGTTCGCCAACGAGGTGGAGATCATCAGCCACTTCCGGCACCGGAACCTGGTGCCGCTGCGCGGGTGCTGCATCACCGACGCCGACGACCCGGACGACCATGGCAGCAGGCAGATGCTCCTCGTGTACGACTACATGCCCAACGGCTCGCTCGACCGCTACATCTTCCAGCAGCAGCAGgacggggcggtggcggtggcggtgctgCGGTGGGCGCAGCGGAGGAGCGTGGTCCTGGACGTGGCGAGGGGGCTGGAGTACATGCACTACGGCGTGAAGCCGGGGATCTACCACCGGGACATCAAGGCGACCAACATACTACTGGACGAGGACATGCGGGCGCGGGTGGCGGACTTCGGGCTGGCACGCCGGAGCCGGGAGGGGCAGTCGCACCTGACGACGCGCGTCGCCGGCACGCACGGATACCTCTCGCCGGAGTACGCGCTGTACGGGCAGCTCACGGAGAGGAGCGACGTGTACAGCTTCGGCGTGCTGGTGCTGGAGGTGATGAGCGGCCGGCCCGCGCTGGACCTCGCGGAGCCGTCCGGGATGGTGCTGGTCACCGACTGGGCGTGGACGCTCGTCAAGGCCGGCCGGACGAGGGAGGTGCTCGCAGAGGCTCTGCTTGGGGAGAAAGAGTGCCGGGCGACCGTGGAAGCCATGGAGAGGTTCGTGCTCGTCGGCATCCTGTGCGCGCACGTCACGGTAGCGTGCCGCCCCACCATGCCGGAGGCGCTGAGGATGTTGGAGGGTGACGTGGACGTGCCGGACTTGCCAGACCGGCCGCAGCCGTACGGCCAGAGGATCCCGTTCGACGAAGGCCAAGGCAACTTCAGTGCATCGTCGGTGCTGAGCGGCCCGTTCATGGACTTCGGCGACATGCTCAGGTGA